From Pseudobdellovibrio exovorus JSS, a single genomic window includes:
- a CDS encoding alpha/beta hydrolase has translation MRQAGPLKAIEIYQDPEAKWVILLHGYGADASDLASLQSAIPLNKDCNWLFPDAPLSVPIGPGWTGRAWWNIRMTELPGDWTQLRPPDMDPAVDKVMKMMASMKFDWKDVIIGGFSQGAMLATEVFLKAPVTPAGLICMSGTLLSQPVWTELVAARKGASVLMSHGEMDPVLPHKGSVLLQKFFEENGIKTQFVSFRGGHEIPFQVIEKMKTYISERL, from the coding sequence ATGCGACAGGCTGGTCCACTAAAAGCGATTGAAATTTATCAGGATCCTGAAGCCAAATGGGTCATTCTGTTACATGGCTACGGAGCCGATGCTAGCGATCTAGCAAGTCTTCAAAGTGCTATCCCTCTGAATAAAGATTGTAACTGGCTTTTTCCTGATGCTCCCTTAAGTGTACCCATCGGACCGGGTTGGACTGGTCGTGCATGGTGGAATATTCGCATGACAGAACTTCCTGGTGATTGGACACAACTACGTCCACCAGATATGGACCCAGCGGTGGACAAAGTCATGAAGATGATGGCCTCTATGAAATTCGACTGGAAAGATGTCATCATCGGTGGATTTTCCCAAGGGGCCATGTTGGCCACTGAAGTTTTTCTTAAAGCTCCGGTGACACCTGCAGGTCTGATCTGCATGTCTGGGACTCTGCTCAGTCAACCTGTATGGACCGAGCTTGTTGCTGCCCGCAAAGGGGCTTCCGTTCTGATGTCCCACGGGGAAATGGACCCCGTTTTGCCTCATAAAGGCTCTGTTTTGCTGCAAAAATTTTTCGAAGAAAATGGGATTAAAACCCAATTCGTTTCTTTCCGTGGTGGACACGAAATTCCTTTTCAAGTCATCGAAAAGATGAAAACCTACATCTCAGAGAGACTATAG
- a CDS encoding ABC transporter ATP-binding protein: MNYVIEAKNLGRVYKTYSKKEGIINSLKGFYNRQYTEKVALKNANLKIEAGKIVGLVGSNGAGKTTLLKMLSGLIYPSTGTATVLGYEPWKRESEFLKKVSILLGQKNQLWWDITPRDSYSLLTKIYDLNETQAKARVNELAHLLQCQDVLDTQLRRLSLGERMKMEIIGALLHSPKVLFLDEPTIGLDIVAQTTIRDFLELYVKEQQPAIILTSHYMDDIAQLADQLLLISQGEIVYDGNVDHFMQTTDMKKKLIYRLKHSNEENEIVFHAQQLPEVLKELASQGEVVDLKVEEVDFEDAIHRFLEAESGAR, encoded by the coding sequence ATGAACTATGTTATTGAGGCGAAAAATCTTGGGCGGGTTTACAAAACCTACTCAAAAAAAGAGGGCATTATCAACTCGCTTAAAGGGTTTTATAATCGCCAATACACTGAAAAAGTCGCTTTAAAAAATGCCAATCTAAAAATTGAAGCGGGAAAAATCGTCGGACTTGTCGGCTCTAATGGCGCCGGTAAAACGACTTTATTAAAAATGCTTTCTGGGTTGATTTACCCCTCAACAGGAACCGCCACTGTTTTAGGTTACGAACCATGGAAGCGTGAAAGTGAATTTCTAAAAAAAGTCAGCATCCTGCTAGGACAAAAAAATCAACTTTGGTGGGATATCACTCCACGTGATAGTTACTCTTTATTAACAAAAATTTACGATCTTAACGAAACTCAAGCGAAAGCGCGAGTGAACGAACTGGCACACCTTTTACAATGCCAAGATGTTTTAGATACTCAACTGCGTCGTCTGAGCTTAGGCGAACGAATGAAAATGGAAATTATCGGAGCCTTATTGCACTCTCCGAAAGTTTTATTTTTAGATGAGCCGACTATTGGACTTGATATTGTGGCACAAACGACTATCCGTGATTTCTTAGAGTTGTACGTCAAAGAACAACAACCCGCGATTATTCTGACATCACACTATATGGACGATATCGCTCAGTTAGCCGATCAGCTATTACTGATTTCACAAGGCGAAATCGTCTATGACGGAAACGTGGATCACTTCATGCAAACGACAGATATGAAAAAGAAACTGATCTATCGTTTAAAACACTCAAATGAAGAAAATGAAATTGTTTTCCATGCACAGCAATTACCTGAAGTTTTAAAAGAATTGGCCAGCCAAGGCGAAGTTGTCGATTTAAAAGTAGAGGAAGTAGATTTTGAAGATGCCATTCACCGCTTTTTGGAAGCGGAATCTGGCGCTCGCTAA